The following coding sequences lie in one Streptomyces xiamenensis genomic window:
- a CDS encoding DUF58 domain-containing protein — protein MALTGRTALIAALGALIAGLLPGWGGIAAVCLPLLAAIGYDLLRAAPVRTLHLSRPASVSVRLGERAEVDLTVTNLSGRPLTADLRDAWPPSGWQPGTQYAAARHHLSVPAGERRRVTTVLHPTRRGDHAAVRVTIRSHGPLGLAARQGSHRVPGTVRVLPPFSSRKHLPSKLARLRELDGRTSVMLRGEGTEFDSLRDYVPGDDVRSIDWRATARRSAVAVRTWRPERDRHLLLVLDTGRTAAGRVGDVPRLDAAMDASLLLTALAAHAGDRVDLLAFDRRTRAAVRGRTGKDVLPAVVQALAPLEPALIESDMTALATAARAGAPRRSLIVLFTTLETAPVEMGLLPVLPQLTQRHTVLVAAVGDPRVEEMRTARGTATAVYEAAAAAQHDEERRRTRARLTRLGVTVVEAPPADLPPAVADAYLSLKAAGKL, from the coding sequence ATGGCCCTGACCGGACGCACCGCCCTCATCGCCGCGCTCGGCGCGCTGATCGCCGGCCTGCTGCCGGGCTGGGGCGGCATCGCCGCCGTGTGCCTGCCCCTGCTGGCGGCCATCGGGTACGACCTGCTGCGCGCCGCCCCGGTCCGCACCCTCCACCTGAGCCGTCCCGCGTCGGTCTCCGTCCGGCTGGGCGAGAGAGCGGAGGTGGACCTGACGGTCACCAACCTCTCCGGACGGCCGCTGACGGCGGACCTCAGAGACGCCTGGCCGCCCAGCGGCTGGCAGCCGGGCACCCAGTACGCCGCCGCCCGCCACCACCTGAGCGTCCCGGCCGGCGAACGCCGCCGCGTCACCACCGTCCTGCACCCCACCCGCCGCGGCGACCACGCGGCGGTACGGGTCACGATCCGCTCGCACGGCCCACTCGGTCTCGCCGCCCGCCAGGGCAGCCACCGCGTCCCGGGTACGGTCCGGGTCCTGCCGCCGTTCAGCAGCCGCAAGCACCTGCCGTCCAAACTGGCCAGGCTGCGCGAGCTGGACGGCCGCACCAGCGTCATGCTGCGCGGCGAGGGCACCGAGTTCGACAGCCTGCGCGACTACGTGCCGGGGGACGATGTCCGTTCCATCGACTGGCGGGCCACCGCCCGCCGGTCCGCGGTGGCCGTCCGCACCTGGCGCCCCGAACGCGACCGCCATCTGCTGCTGGTGCTGGACACCGGCCGTACGGCGGCCGGCCGGGTCGGCGACGTCCCGCGCCTGGACGCCGCGATGGACGCCTCCCTGCTGCTGACCGCGCTGGCCGCGCACGCGGGGGACCGCGTCGACCTGCTGGCCTTCGACCGCCGCACCCGCGCCGCCGTACGCGGCCGCACCGGCAAGGACGTGCTGCCTGCCGTCGTCCAGGCCCTCGCTCCGCTGGAACCCGCGCTGATCGAGAGCGACATGACCGCCCTGGCCACCGCGGCCCGGGCCGGCGCCCCGCGGCGTTCGCTGATCGTGCTGTTCACGACGCTGGAGACCGCCCCGGTGGAGATGGGCCTGCTGCCCGTGCTCCCGCAGCTGACCCAGCGTCACACCGTCCTGGTGGCGGCGGTGGGCGACCCGCGCGTCGAGGAGATGCGCACGGCCAGGGGCACCGCCACCGCCGTCTACGAGGCGGCGGCAGCGGCCCAGCACGATGAGGAGCGCCGCCGGACGAGGGCCCGGCTGACCCGGCTCGGCGTCACGGTGGTCGAGGCCCCGCCCGCCGACCTCCCCCCGGCGGTCGCGGACGCGTACCTCTCGCTGAAGGCGGCCGGCAAACTCTAG
- a CDS encoding oxidoreductase — translation MTTPSTSLPGGTWALGDLTVTRFGYGAMQLAGPGVMGPPADHEGALAVLREAVALGISHIDTAGAYGPRVTNRLIREALRPYAAPLRIVTKVGAVRDERGGWIPARRPGELRDAVRENLDDLGLDALDVVNLRLGDARGPRQESLAEPFEALLELQRQGLIRHLGVSNATAEQVAEARAMAPIVCVQNMYNLAHRQDDTLIDELAGAGIAYVPFFPLGGFTPLQATALSAVADRLAATRMSVALAWLLRRSPNILLIPGTSSVAHLRENVAGAGLALSEEDLAELDSIGRRRR, via the coding sequence ATGACCACACCCTCCACCTCACTGCCCGGCGGTACCTGGGCCCTGGGTGATCTGACCGTGACCCGATTCGGTTACGGCGCCATGCAGCTCGCCGGCCCCGGGGTCATGGGCCCGCCCGCCGACCACGAGGGGGCGCTGGCGGTGCTGCGCGAGGCCGTCGCCCTGGGAATCAGCCACATCGACACCGCGGGCGCCTACGGACCACGTGTCACCAACCGGCTGATCCGCGAGGCGCTGCGTCCCTATGCCGCACCGCTGCGCATCGTCACCAAGGTCGGCGCCGTGCGCGACGAGCGCGGCGGCTGGATCCCCGCCCGCCGGCCGGGGGAACTGCGCGACGCGGTACGGGAGAACCTCGATGACCTGGGTCTTGACGCGCTCGACGTGGTGAACCTGCGGCTCGGGGACGCCCGGGGCCCCCGTCAGGAATCGCTCGCCGAGCCCTTCGAGGCTCTCCTGGAACTCCAGCGGCAGGGTCTGATCCGGCACCTGGGCGTGAGCAACGCGACGGCGGAACAGGTCGCCGAGGCACGGGCGATGGCGCCGATCGTGTGTGTGCAGAACATGTACAACCTCGCCCACCGCCAGGACGACACCCTCATCGACGAGCTGGCCGGGGCCGGCATCGCCTACGTGCCCTTCTTCCCGCTCGGTGGCTTCACCCCGCTGCAGGCGACGGCGCTGTCCGCCGTGGCCGACCGGCTGGCGGCGACGCGGATGTCGGTCGCCCTGGCGTGGCTGCTGCGGCGGTCGCCGAACATTCTGCTCATTCCCGGTACCTCGTCGGTGGCCCACCTGCGCGAGAACGTGGCCGGCGCGGGGCTCGCGCTCTCCGAGGAGGATCTCGCCGAACTGGACTCGATCGGCCGCCGGCGCCGGTAG
- a CDS encoding LysR family transcriptional regulator, whose product MDTLETRELRYFVAVAEELHFGRAAERVGIAQPPLSRAIQQLERRLGVPLLTRNRRGVRLTSAGEVLLHEGRAALDATTAAARRARRAGGAGDRERGGERLVLAVKAGASHDLLHALLDAYAAEPGAAEIEVLPSGTCEQGEMLRDGRADVALMHAPFNSLAGFDSEELRTEGQIAVLPAGHPLAARASLSLAEVGGIPGLPLARWARHGTYPPGPGPEIHDQTQLAQLIALGRTVAVYPESARAWLWAEHAAVPLSDAPPVVTHIAWPAHSRSLALAGLVRTATRL is encoded by the coding sequence GTGGACACCCTGGAGACCCGTGAGTTGAGGTACTTCGTCGCCGTCGCCGAGGAACTGCACTTCGGCCGTGCCGCCGAGCGCGTCGGGATCGCGCAGCCGCCGCTGTCGCGGGCGATCCAGCAGTTGGAGCGGCGGCTCGGCGTCCCGCTGCTGACCCGCAACCGCCGTGGCGTCCGGCTGACGAGCGCGGGCGAGGTCCTGCTGCACGAGGGCCGCGCCGCCCTCGACGCGACCACGGCCGCCGCCCGCCGTGCCCGTCGCGCCGGTGGCGCCGGTGACCGGGAGCGCGGCGGCGAGCGTCTGGTGCTGGCGGTGAAGGCGGGCGCGTCCCACGACCTGCTGCACGCGCTGCTCGACGCCTACGCGGCCGAGCCGGGCGCCGCCGAGATCGAGGTGCTGCCGAGCGGTACCTGTGAGCAGGGCGAAATGCTGCGGGACGGCCGCGCCGATGTGGCGCTCATGCACGCGCCGTTCAACTCCCTGGCCGGGTTCGACAGCGAGGAGCTCAGGACCGAGGGACAGATCGCCGTCCTGCCGGCCGGGCACCCGCTCGCGGCGCGCGCTTCGCTGTCCCTGGCCGAGGTCGGTGGCATCCCCGGTCTGCCGCTCGCGCGGTGGGCCCGGCACGGCACGTACCCGCCCGGTCCGGGTCCGGAGATCCACGATCAGACGCAGCTGGCCCAGTTGATCGCCCTGGGCCGCACGGTGGCCGTCTACCCCGAATCGGCCCGCGCCTGGCTGTGGGCCGAGCACGCCGCGGTCCCGCTGAGCGACGCGCCCCCCGTCGTCACGCACATCGCCTGGCCCGCGCACAGCCGTTCGCTCGCCCTCGCCGGGCTGGTCCGTACGGCCACCCGGTTGTGA